The Meriones unguiculatus strain TT.TT164.6M chromosome 14, Bangor_MerUng_6.1, whole genome shotgun sequence sequence TTGATGGCCAGAAAAGACTATTCCACGTGCACTGTGGGATGCCTCCTTAAATGTGTATTATAGCTGGGAGGAAAGAAGCTTAGCACTTCCTGTCACTGAGCCTGAGGCCTAGTGGAGAAGACAGACAAGACGCATGGAGAAGAGACCATGCTATCAGGGTTCTAGCCTAGATAGCAAATAGGGGAGTCATTCATTCAAGCTGTGGATAACAGAGCCagccttcccttttttctctcacCATCAGATCACACTCCAGTTTTCCCCATACCTCAGTTTCTGTTGCTATGGAGACTTCAAATGGGACTGAATACTGGTACAAGAGCCTCCACGCTGTGCTGAAGGCTCTGAATACCACCCTTCACAGTCACTTGCTCTGCCGGCCTGGGCCAGCACCAGGATCAGGACAAGGACCGGGGCTGGACAATCAAACCGAGGAGCGTCGGGCCAGCCTTCCTGGTCGTAATGACAACTCCTACATGTATATTCTTTTTGTTATGTTCCTATTTGCTGTCACTGTGGGCAGTCTCATTTTGGGATATACCCGCTCACGCAAAGTGGACAAACGTAGTGACCCCTATCATGTGTACATTAAGAACCGTGTGTCTATGATCTGATGTGAGGTGCCCAAGGATGATGGAAGATTATGATGCCTGATGATTGTCCTCTTGGGCCTCCAGAACTCATCTGGACCCTATCAAGCCTCAGTGTCTCTATCTACATAAGAACAACAAGGAAGAGAAGTCATCACTGGGACCAGAGAAGAGGGCCTTGTCAGGCTTGGCCTTGTGGATAAGACATTTTTCTCGACAAAAGATGGGCATTATAAACTGGGAGCCCATGAACAAATATATGGAAATATGGACAGCTGGGGAGTAGAAGAAGCTGTGGTGAAGGAAAATGGATCCGGAAGATGCTCTGGACACACAATATTTTAACATATGATCTTCAACAAACCTTGCAAAAGAGCGATGCTACTTATTTGTATTAAGTCATGTTTTGTTTAAATGCACTTACCATTTGTGGGGTTTGCCTCACCTACCAAGAAAGCAGAACAAAAGCCATGACTAGAATCCAGGAACTCAATGGTCCTTTTGTCTAGGACCATTCAACACCACACAGGGTAAGATGCAGACTGGAAGAACTTGTGGCCAAGCATAataatgcatgcctgtaatcctagcactcaagaaacTGAGTGGGGAGGATCATTTGAGCTTAGGAGTTCAAGATAGGCTTGAGCAAGCCCTATCTTGGTAGGGAGTTGGTGGGGGCTGCAGAGAAATATCTTACTTTACAAACGTTATCAAAGACATGCCACTGTGTTAATGTATTGTTCAGGCACTTCTGGGATCTTAAGACAGACTGTAAAGTACAGGGTCCTGAGCTACACTCATCAGGGACATGGTCATGAGCTTCATGAGCCATGTCATTGTGCCCTTCCCAGTCACAGCTCCAATTCCAGGGACTTCACACCCTCGGATGTAGCTTCTTCTACTCTAAATTCTATGAGAGATCCTCTAACACCAGCTTGAAATTTGCTTCTAGGATATTATTATTATACCTAGGAGATGACCATGATCACAGATACAGTGCGTAAAAGACTTGGTTCAATGGGAGAACTAGCCGGCATCTCACTTTTTAAAGTGGTGTATAGTTTTAGCTGGTTGTGCTGGTTAgtggttttttgcttgtttgtttttgtcagcttgacgcaatgtagagtcatctgagaaaagggaacctcagctaagaaaatgcccccctcagactggcctgtaggttATTTTCTTGAGTGATGGTTGGTGttgaagggcccagcccactgtgaatAGGTCAATCCTTGGGTAGTGGTCCTGGGGTATATAGGAAAGCAAGATGAATAATCCAGGAGGAGGAAGCCAGTTTGTGGCTTTCCCCATAgattctgtttcagtttctgcctccagattcctgccctgatttTCCTCGGTGATGGATTGTGGTCTGAGagatataagatgaaataaaccctttcataaTAATGTGATTATGATGTTTATCACAACACTAAAAACCCCTAGCTAAGACAGCTGGTTACCTCTCTTTCTggcccttcttttttctctttagtaTCATGAAATATTTAGACTTGCAAGCTGAAAGGCTTATCAATTCCTAGAAGGCCTCAATGAAACGTGCATTTCTGTGTTCAGCAGCCTCTCAAGGGGCTTCTGGTAGCAGTTATCTCAATGGCACAGGACTCCAGTGATCTTCCCTTTCCACTTCAGCAGTGTGTGTGATACTTGCATTATAAAGGGCAGGAAAGCTGCTTCTCCCTTGAAACAGTAAAACCAAACGCTTCTTGGTTAAAAGCTGCTCTTACAGACAACCCAGGTTTGGCTCGCAGCTCTCATGTGATGGCTCATAACCGTCTAACTCCTGTTCTAagggatccaatgtcttcttctggcctctgtgggcatcaggcatgcatatagtgcacagacatacataaaggcaaacattcatacacgtGAAATAAAAAAGTccttaaaaatgataaaataaacacTTCTGTGTTTCTTGAAGGCTCAAAAGAGCACGTTCTTCCACAAGCAGTTATGTTGGATCTTGCAAAAGTGTTTTGAGACCATGTTCTGAGCAATTCTTTATCTCCCCTTGAGGTGGAAAGATGTGACTTCTTTAAGAACGTATGACAGCCTACAGCCAATGGGATTTTAGAGGCTGTCTACCTAAACATCCAAGCAAAAGGCGGACTGTGGTCATGTACAGCAATAAGTGGTGCTAAAAGATTGAGAGTTTTTGAGAGAAATGAGATTGACTTGATCGCAGGATTCAGAGAGTGGTAGAATGGACCGAGCTTTGAACTGCTGAATAAACAGGCAGATTGAGTGGAGAACATAAGACAAGGAGGGCTTGAGGCAGAGACCTTCAGACACACTGTTTTTGGGAGCTGGGGAGAAGGAACAAAACTGTCCCAGTGTGGCTGCTCTCTGACTCCAGTGTCCCTGTCTGTGGAGGAGGCTCAGCACACTTACACTAGCAGGAGAGTTAAAGTAATTCACATTCCATTTGCAAGTTACAGAAACCCAACACTTATCAATATAAGCACAGGGGAGGTTAACAGAGGTACAGCACAGCTGCACTTCAGAGCTGTGTCTGCACAGCTCGGGGTTCACACAGGGTCTGCAGGAGGCAACTCCAGGGATCTCAGGACCAGGAACTATGTCTGAATTCACAAATTAGGCATGCAGTGTGCCTCGCTACTGAGGATTGGACCAAACAAAatcctagccaggcatggtggtgcatacctttcatcccagcactggagaggcagaggcaggtggatctctgtgagttcgaggccagcctggtttacaaagtgagtccaggacagccaaggctctgttacacagagaaaccctgtctcaaaaatcaacaaacaaaacaaagcaaacaaacaaaacccaagaaacaAATCAATCACCCCTCCCCAGTATTCTAGAATTTTAATGGGTAAATTTAACATTCTAGTATGCTCTGGTGTAGGCATTCCTCTCAGTCTTCTGCCAGATTGACCCCAGAGAACTGTGAGGGAGCTGTCTCATGACGGTGAGACCTCACCCAGTCCATCAGATCATGGTCTACATTTgttctgccctctgctggccaaaTCTCAGAACATGGTCTTGATTCTCAAAGCAAAATTTCGTTTACCCAACAGATACTTATTGTGTGCACACTTTACAGTAAGCATCAGCACGGCATGATCGCCATCCATAAGTAAGTAAAACAATACCCAAGTGAATTTGCTACACAGCAGGCACTGGCCCATGAATTTACAGGTCTGTAACTCAGATTTTAATATCCTCACAATGATATAATGTAACAGGTATTTCCTATAATTATTTCAAAAGGGCTCACTGGTGTTTGACCTAGTGCCTTCAGAACAAACCATTCAATCATGCCTGTGGCATGCACAGGTCAGATCTGAAATTCCCCAGaactaaataaaaaagtaaatttgagAGCAAAGGGTTTACGCCAGTGAAAGAGAACCCAATACAGGTGTTTACTGGTGAGGAAAGCTTGGCAGGAAAAAGCACAAGGGAGAGAATGAAGACGACAGGGAGGAAAAAGGAGCCTAACAAAGTGTGTCTCGGGCCATGTCTAGCCATGGTCTGATACACAGGGCACTGTGATACGCAGGGAACTGTCGTTGTGACTGCGACATAAACTATCTGGCAAAACAAAGACTCTTGAACTTTTGCAGTCACACTGCTCAGATGGGAAGACTAGAGGAGGAGGCGAGGGAGATCTGGTGAGTGGAGGACAGTTCTGTGGAGAAGGCAGGCCGCCATGAGCTGCTGCAGGAGAGCGCAGTGGAAGTGAACTAACTGGGATGGGCTCTTGGTTGAATCAGCAACAGGATAGTTCCTGGGCAAAGTTCTGAAGTTTGCCATCGATTGGTTCCACTTTTTGTGGCTCTCCTTTCTCTACCATGTTGGAGATTAGAGTAGTCTCTGCGAGTACAAGTTAAGCGCTGGAGCCCTGCCCCGTCCTGGCATGCTCACACTTGCTTGAGGGCCAGTCTCTGGGGAAGATGCAGCGCCAAGCTGATGAAAGCAGCACTCCCTGAAGCTGAAGAAGGGTTTTACATGGGGCTTTGTCAGCATTCACCACAGCTGTGCTTGCTGGGAAATGGGAGCAGAATGTTCCATCTTGACAGAGCCTTCAAGTTTAAGAGACAAGATGGAAATTGGAAAACTGCTACATgcttgcaatcctagcacttgggaagtgaggTAGGAGGATGattcaaggccatcttcagctacatagtgagttcaaggatggCCTTGGCTATAGGAACAGGGGTTCTCAGAATCAGGGGTGAAGGGAAGGACACAAGCAATAATGAACAAAAACATAACGACACAAAATAGAAGCAAGTAATAAACACACAAGTTAAGTACCAGGAAGCAGGAGGGACAGATACTAAAGTGAAGgtccaaaagagaaaaaaggagccTAGTGGTGATGGCatgaacctttaatcccagcactcagatttCTTatatccaggccagcctggtttacagagcaagtcacataacagccagggttacacagagaaaccctgtcttgaaaaaaaaaaaaaaagagagagagagagctggtggATAATTTAGTCAGTGAAATGCTTCCTTTTAGAAGAGGCTGGGCACGGTGACACATATTTGCgatcagcactggggaggtggagacagtagATCCCTGGGattctctggccagccagtctagcttcCTTGAGAGTACCAGGGCAACAAGAGATTCTATCTCATAAAACAAGATGGATGGCATCCGAGAAACAGTAgttgaggttgtcctctggcccctacatacatacacacacacacacacacacacacctgcacatgtacaaacatgtatgtgcacatacccaaaagaaggaaaaaggatgtTTCTGGAAGTGTGGCTTAAAGAATTAGTAAGACTTGGTTGGGAAGTGCAATAGAGTACAGTCCATGGAGGTTGGGGTGACGAAGTGGGCTCACAGTGCTGCTGTTCTCTGTTAGTGACCCTGGACAACAATTCCAGCCAGCTTTAACTTGTGTTACTCAAAGTCCTTAGGTTGAAGCTTTTATGCTTAGTGAGAGGAACTAGAAATTAGAAGTCCAGGGCCAGAGGTTTACTCCTAAGCACATGGCAAAAGCCACACACATCTCTTTTGAAGGGCTTAGCCCACCACAGGCTGCAGGGGAAGCTGGTGCAGAGACCTACCTGCTACTCATGCCCCAGCCAATGTCTACTACTGTTGAATGAGGGAACATAGCTTGGTGGACAGAAAGGAGtctgtccctcctctctcccaaCACAACTGGTCAAGGTCAAAACACTTGCAATGTTGCCAGAAGGAAGAGGGCAATTATGAAACCCTTAGGAGCATAAACAAATGTGTCCTGGAATATGACTGTGAAACTTTTGATCTTACCCCCTCGCCATGGCACCACTGAGTCTGGTCTCTGTTCTCATTGGGATGGTGATATTAAGGTATCAGTGTAAGCACAGGCGACAAAGACAAAGCAAGGCTTTCAGAGCCAACCCTGTACAGAAAAAAAGATTCTTCTAAGTGCTACTGAGAATCCTAGGCATAATCAGCCTGATGAAATCAGAGAACCCATTTGTAGCAGGGGTTAACCTGTGAAGAAGGGTCAGCTCCTGGGAGTAAATGAGTcagcagagagaaacaaaggGGGAAGAAAGCTAGGATTGATGAACAGCTGTATCCTTTGCCTCACACTGCCACGAGCCAAAGGACCCCTCTTCCTGGGGACTGCTGACAGCTGATGGTGAACTGATAGATAAGATGGTCTGACTTCAGTTTGAGGTAACTCTGAGTGTCCATCTCGGCTCCAGAACTCCAGGGTCAGCCCAAAGCTTCCACTGAAACCATGCCATGAATTGGCTTTTGTCCTCTGCCCACTCTAGCTTCCTAACTTCTATACCCCTCATCTTTCCAGAGTGCTCCCGCCCACAAAACCTTCTCTACACAACTCGTTTCCAAGAAGCCAACTTCTCCTCAAGAACTGCATTAACACTGAGCCTATTCCAAAGTCAGTGTCCATTAGATCGGAGGAGTGGGATAATAACAGCAAAGGAGGCTCTTACTGATCCTAGCAAactaaaatacaacaaaacaaacaaacaaaccaacccaaaGACTAGTAGCAGTGCTAACAGCCTTGCAGCCATTGACTAGAAAGAACTGACCACTAGATGGCGCAGCACTACAGTGCCACAGTTCCTTCACGGCACAGAATTTTGCCCCAGATTCGACAGACACTGAGCATGATGATAGGAGAAAAATGTTGGCTCAttatttacatctttttttttttttttttttttttttttttacatattctaGGGATACAAGTGTCCTAACTTGTCTCAACACCCTAACACCATGAGCTCTGTACCATTACATATATTCGCTGACCTCTAAACAAAATAACacaagtctgttttgtttttctacctgCCATAGTCATTGTCGCCAAGGGGTACTAAAGATAGGACAAACAGGAGCTATGATTATCacctaaaaaaattaagataattggCAATGTAATCTGTGgagtcctccctctttccccGCCCCTCTCTGTTCCCCCCCTCTCCCCCGTTGCATGCGGGTCTGACTTAACAGACTCAGTTGTGAAAGGCAGTGGCACAGGGAACCGTCATGGAAACCATAGGAGTCATGGGAACGTCGCAGAAGATGAGGACTTTAAGAAAATGGTATATTTGAGCCAAGCAATCAATTCTCTGTTGTGgagttaaaagagagagagaaagaaaaaaagaaaggaaggaaggaaaggaatacTCCCTTTTTGGAAAAACACGTAGTCTTTGAAGGTTGGAGGGTTTTCCTGACTTCAGGGGGACATACttggaggtctttttttttttcctgtatacatttctttttctttttttctttctttttaaatttcttttttttctttattacaatttattcacttcgtatcccagctgtagctccctctctcatcccctcccaatcctacacttcctccctcttctcctcccatgtccctctccaagtccactaagaggggaggtcctcctccccttccatctgaccctagcctatcaggtctcatcaggagtggctgcattgtcttcctgtggcctggtaaggctgctcccccctcagaaggagatgatcaaagagaaggccactgagttcatattagaaacagcccctgctcccattactagggaacccacctggaggcTGAGCTGCTACAGGCtacatctaggttatctccacgcatggtccttggttggagtatcagtctttgcaaagacccttgggcccagattttttggttctgttggtctccttgtggagctcctgtcccctccaggtctttcacgtcccccttctttcttaagattccctgcaagaGTGCAGGGAAaaaaagtttagctatgagtctcagcatctgcttcaataccctgcggggttagagtctttcagaggccctctgtggtcagctcctgtcctattttctgttttctcccacttctgatgtccatcctgtttgcctttctgaatgaggattgatcattttacccagagtcctccttcttgcttagcttctttaggtgtacaaatttcagtatgtttatcctatattatatgtctaatatccacttataagtgagtatataccatgtgtgtcttcctgcttctgtgatacctcatgcaagatgatcttttctagttcccaccatttgcctgcaaaaatcatgatttccttgtttttaattgcttcatagtattccattgtgtatactGTATACATTTCTAAAGGAATAGAGTTTGGTTTTTTAGGGGAGGAATGCTCAAAGAATTACAGAGAAGAGAGATGGATTCTACAAAACTTGAAAGATGGGTGGGTAATTGGGAGCCTGTGTTTTGCCTTTTCCCAGTGCCCTCCCAGTCTCTCGGGCAAGGTCACCAGAGGAATGGACGCCAAACCGAATGAGCAGCTGGAGGTTGGATGCTTCTGACTAGTCTAAACCTGCTTGGACAATGAATATCTTTAATGTAGCTTCAGTGGACTGAAGACAGTCATGCAGGTTTTCCGGGGCTTCCAGtgctccaaggtctctcactctttgCGTTATGtcttgctgtgggtctctgtatttgtttctgcCTGCTGCAGAAGGAATCTTCTCTGATGATAGCTGAAAAAGGTACTGACTGATCTATGATTatatcagaatatcattaaggagtcattttattgctatgtttttgttggttttttgctttgtttgtttttagaacagtagtatttggtctacccctaggtccctgggctagcctcaggttcttggtcacccaagcagtgttggtATGAGTTCCATCTCACGATGTGGCCTTAAGCCAGATCAACTATGGGTTGGtaactcccacaagctttgtgccaccattgccctagcatatcttaCAGGCAagacaccattgtagatcaatGGGTTTGTGGCTGGGCTgacatttacatttctctttttggTAGACTACCTTCCTATACCAAAGATGCTAAAACATAGGGGtaaaggttctatgtaggcatgAGCCCTACTTCTCCATGCTCAGTGTTGTGTGGGTGTTGACTTCGgcaatggggccttgctgtcagtttgtagaGAACAACCTAAATAGTACTGGCAAGAGTCTGGGTTGTTTGTAAGCCAATCCTCATACT is a genomic window containing:
- the Kcne3 gene encoding potassium voltage-gated channel subfamily E member 3, giving the protein METSNGTEYWYKSLHAVLKALNTTLHSHLLCRPGPAPGSGQGPGLDNQTEERRASLPGRNDNSYMYILFVMFLFAVTVGSLILGYTRSRKVDKRSDPYHVYIKNRVSMI